One window of the Yamadazyma tenuis chromosome 6, complete sequence genome contains the following:
- the COX16 gene encoding Cytochrome oxidase assembly (EggNog:ENOG503P471; COG:S), which yields MVYLGNHVFRGKKAQQAYDKTFAGKYQRLLQRNHFLYFGLPFMLSIVAGSIYLQNFTAVKWEKYDAKYRQLNEAEMLDMIENKRKVDKKNDYYRLQGFVDEQKDNDFDYEMIRVKRKKEDEPVW from the coding sequence ATGGTATATTTGGGCAATCACGTGTTCCGGGGCAAGAAGGCTCAACAGGCCTACGACAAGACCTTTGCCGGCAAATACCAACGGCTTCTCCAGCGCAACCATTTCTTGTACTTCGGACTTCCCTTTATGCTCTCGATTGTGGCTGGATCCATTTACTTGCAAAACTTCACGGCTGTGAAATGGGAGAAATACGACGCTAAGTACCGGCAATTGAATGAAGCCGAAATGCTCGATATGATTGAAAATAAGAGGAAAGTTGATAAAAAAAACGATTACTATCGATTACAGGGTTTTGTAGACGAGCAGAAGGATAATGACTTTGATTATGAAATGATCCGAGtaaagagaaagaaggaaGATGAGCCTGTATGGTGA
- a CDS encoding uncharacterized protein (EggNog:ENOG503P6JJ; COG:S), producing the protein MEDLFDKQIDPRLSHLPQLSEFFQYVTVSKLLNPAFIQKLNSMFVTNDDGYEYKLELVVENQRGLKIFGIPMFSSNSLIPMLDPSSFQLLNGQNLKVIDNNLNNLPLPDLNWQWHWECWYVLMLNDVDDQGWIYSKINFNSHHWKGKYYFVPETRMLRLKAVVTEITNDTDFFKLLAKLKRACLHNSKNLKSFLAQVGEVFHEWATRYRI; encoded by the exons ATGGAGGACCTATTCGATAAACAAATTGATCCTCGTCTTCTGCATCTACCCCAGTTAAGTGAGTTCTTTCAATATGTCACGGTTTCAAAGTTGTTAAACCCTGCTTTTATCCAGAAGCTCAACTCGATGTTTGTGACCAACGACGATGGATACGAGTACAAACtcgagttggtggtggaaaaccAGCGGGGGTTGAAGATATTTGGTATTCCCATGTTCAGCAGCAATAGTTTGATCCCTATGTTGGATCCTTCGAGTTTCCAGCTTTTAAACGgccagaacttgaaggttaTTGACAACAATCTTAACAACTTGCCTCTCCCGGACTTGAACTGGCAATGGCACTGGGAGTGTTGGTACGTGTTGATGCTTAACGATGTTGACGACCAGGGCTGGATCTACTCgaaaatcaacttcaacagcCATCATTGGAAAGGCAAGTACTATTTTG TACCAGAAACCAGAATGCTAAGATTAAAGGCTGTTGTCACTGAAATCACTAATGATACagacttcttcaagcttttgGCCAAGCTCAAAAGAGCATGTTTACACaactccaaaaacttgaaatcaTTTCTTGCACAAGTAGGAGAAGTGTTTCATGAATGGGCAACACGATACC GCATTTAA
- a CDS encoding phosphatidylglycerophosphate synthase (COG:I; EggNog:ENOG503NZR2) encodes MMLTNGIVYRTLIGAPVRSRVLLPRASLLGSRCDAFRPLKTSARLLNLKPNVETEPKPLKIIDNIYTIPNFLTMTRIATAPVIGYCIYTGYMNTAISLFTYSCVTDFLDGFIARKFNMKSILGTILDPIADKLLMGICTISLSVVSIMPGYMGALIIGKDAMLALMGVYYRYVTLPAPKTFKRFANLSIPTVSVEPNLLSKINTGLQMVYVGNLVFKPQIEQWIMSDYYGALLGNFEVLVAATTLISALSYIFSKRSIKTLGDKLKI; translated from the coding sequence ATGATGTTAACTAATGGGATTGTGTACCGTACGCTCATTGGAGCACCTGTCAGATCGAGGGTACTCTTGCCTAGAGCCAGTTTATTAGGTTCAAGATGCGATGCTTTTAGACCTTTGAAGACCTCTGCTCGATTGTTGAATCTTAAGCCCAATGTTGAAACTGAACCAAAGCCTTTAAAGATCATCGACAACATTTATACGATACCCAATTTCCTCACCATGACCAGAATTGCCACAGCTCCAGTAATTGGATACTGCATATACACGGGTTACATGAATACAGCTATTTCCTTATTCACCTATTCTTGTGTAACCGATTTTTTGGATGGGTTCATTGCAAGGAAATTCAACATGAAGTCTATATTGGGGACGATATTGGATCCAATTGCTGACAAGTTACTCATGGGCATCTGTACGATCTCTTTGTCAGTTGTTAGCATCATGCCTGGCTATATGGGGGCTCTTATTATAGGGAAGGATGCCATGTTGGCACTTATGGGCGTTTACTACCGGTATGTTACATTACCAGCACCCAAGACCTTTAAACGGTTTGCTAATTTGAGCATTCCAACTGTTTCTGTGGAACCCAACTTGCTTTCTAAGATCAACACCGGTCTCCAGATGGTGTATGTGGGTAATTTGGTGTTCAAAcctcaaattgaacaatggATAATGAGTGACTACTACGGAGCCTTATTGGGAAACTTCGAGGTTTTGGTGGCTGCAACAACCCTTATTAGTGCCTTATCATACATCTTTAGTAAGAGGTCTATCAAGACCTTGGGTGACAAACTAAAGATCTAA
- the TUP1 gene encoding general transcription repressor (COG:S; EggNog:ENOG503NUUI), translated as MSVYTPNSAAVAQQQAQAQAQAVAQQQAQQQAQQAQQAQQAQVQQRQHQQRLGELLDAVKQEFEFALNEASNFKQVKEDYDLKCNQQMAEMQQIRQTVYELEMANRKIKEAYEEEILRLKTELENRDRANGSRYYPAGAGAAAVAAPVPPQVSHKSPTAIPPQIPQPIQAAVPPALADPKLAVKPELVPKLKEESAPESSSALTVVDSSQYVVNPAQKALHVKEIPPFLADLDVSKANSEFKKQLQDYYVLYNPAFKKDFDVELIHSLNHSSVVCCVRFSKNGEFIATGCNKTTQVFNVETGELVAKLVDDNSSNGVNDDANKAASAKDSQPASSANGDLYIRSVCFSPDGKFLATGAEDKLIRIWDLTTKRIIKILRGHEQDIYSLDFFPDGNRLVSGSGDRTVRIWDLRSSQCSLTLSIEDGVTTVAVSPDGQLIAAGSLDRTVRVWDSTTGFLVERLDSGNEQGNGHEDSVYSVAFSTNGKQIASGSLDRTVKLWNLQGKNENNSSVGKKSSCDVTYIGHKDFVLSVCSTPNNEYILSGSKDRGVIFWDRLSGNPLLMLQGHRNSVISVAVSLNSKGSEGIFATGSGDCKARLWKWTKK; from the coding sequence ATGTCAGTTTACACCCCCAATTCGGCCGCCGTGGCTCAACAACAAGCCCAGGCCCAAGCCCAAGCAGttgctcaacaacaagctcAACAACAGGCCCAACAGGCCCAACAGGCTCAACAGGCCCAGGTGCAACAGAGACAGCACCAACAGCGATTGGGCGAATTGCTCGACGCGGTAAAAcaagagtttgaatttGCCCTCAATGAAGCATCTAACTTCAAGCAAGTAAAAGAAGACTACGATCTTAAATGCAACCAGCAAATGGCTGAAATGCAACAAATCCGCCAGACGGTGTACGAGTTGGAAATGGCCAACAGGAAAATCAAGGAGGCCtacgaagaagagatttTAAGGTTGAAAACCGAGTTGGAGAATAGAGATCGGGCAAATGGCCTGAGATACTACCCAGCCGGTGCCGGTGCTGCTGCCGTGGCGGCTCCGGTTCCCCCACAGGTGTCACACAAGTCTCCTACCGCCATTCCTCCCCAAATTCCTCAGCCAATCCAGGCTGCAGTGCCGCCCGCTCTTGCCGACCCCAAGCTTGCAGTCAAACCAGAGCTTGTGCCCAAGCTTAAAGAAGAATCAGCTCCTGAGTCTTCGTCCGCATTGACGGTGGTGGACTCTTCGCAATATGTGGTCAATCCCGCTCAAAAGGCGCTACACGTGAAGGAGATTCCTCCATTTTTGGCGGATCTTGACGTTTCCAAGGCCAACTCTGAATTCAAAAAACAATTGCAAGACTATTATGTATTATACAACCCAGCGTTTAAGAAAGATTTCGATGTGGAGTTGATCCACTCATTGAATCATTCATCAGTTGTGTGTTGTGTGCGTTTCAGTAAAAACGGAGAATTCATCGCTACTGGTTGTAACAAGACCACCCAAGTGTTCAACGTTGAAACCGGTGAATTGGTTGCgaaattggtggatgatAACTCTTCCAATGGGGTTAATGATGATGCCAATAAGGCTGCTCTGGCCAAGGATTCTCAACCAGCTTCAAGTGCCAATGGTGATTTATATATCCGGTCTGTGTGTTTTTCGCCTGATGGAAAGTTTTTGGCCACTGGTGCTGAAGATAAGTTGATCAGAATCTGGGATTTGaccaccaaaagaatcaTTAAGATTTTGAGGGGTCACGAACAAGACATCTATTCATTGGACTTTTTCCCCGATGGCAACAGGCTCgtttctggttctggtgaCAGAACCGTAAGAATCTGGGATTTGCGTTCTTCACAATGTTCCTTAACTTTACTGATTGAAGATGGGGTGACTACTGTGGCCGTTTCCCCTGATGGACAATTGATTGCTGCTGGTTCGTTAGACAGAACCGTGCGAGTATGGGATTCCACTACAGGATTTTTGGTTGAACGTTTGGATAGTGGAAACGAACAAGGTAACGGACACGAAGATTCGGTTTATTCGGTGgcattttcaacaaacGGTAAGCAAATTGCGTCTGGATCTTTGGATAGAACCGTAAAGTTGTGGAATTTACAAGGTAAAAATGAAAACAATTCATCAGTTGGCAAAAAGTCATCTTGCGACGTTACGTACATTGGTCACAAGGATTTTGTATTATCAGTTTGCTCGACTCCAAACAACGAGTATATTTTATCTGGCTCAAAAGATAGAGGAGTTATCTTCTGGGACCGGTTATCAGGTAACCCATTGTTGATGTTACAAGGACACAGAAACTCTGTTATTTCGGTTGCTGTGTCGTTGAACTCCAAGGGATCTGAAGgtatttttgcaaccgGATCTGGTGATTGTAAGGCCAGATTATGGAAGTGGACGAAGAAGTAA
- a CDS encoding uncharacterized protein (EggNog:ENOG503P7HQ; COG:K) has protein sequence MSEINNTGVIEGIEGIEVRTQGSLSKRTHDNSGMFNNPFDLNTYPMTNPPLFDQSMFVNFSQDGMPVLRRRISISNGQIGQIINHEAIFDDNYDVVSNETTPIDLHEKSRFNQALQPQVLQNSGGGFGMVPGSHDEFQSHPLPNTNNHDPTSHPIATPLPSSLPPELQAHYSVGPKHQRHPAAPGVGVGAPCQTFTQAPVVGGIPSQGPGAVPSPSAPATVLSATNAVFSGPQEEILPVPDDSQEHTVYAGVPPPNHQLIYNNEVIYNPNNGPVPGTSAWKRDRLLERNRVAASKCRQRKKQAQQQLLDDIRELKIENSDLRGKLDNYDKFFQSMKRFFNQNSSGDGFAGFNNFEHFDVINKAMKSKNQSEFLKVLDAFDIPDPNSAFPKSPAHEGLVKLENVEDL, from the coding sequence ATGAGTGAGATAAATAACACCGGCGTCATCGAGGGCATCGAGGGTATCGAGGTGAGGACTCAGGGCTCGCTCTCCAAAAGGACCCACGACAACTCGGGGATGTTCAATAATCCATTTGACTTGAATACCTATCCCATGACTAATCCCCCTTTATTTGACCAGAGCATGTTTGTAAACTTCTCTCAGGACGGAATGCCGGTATTACGTCGAAGAATTTCCATCTCCAACGGTCAGATTGGCCAGATTATCAACCATGAGGCAATATTTGACGACAACTATGATGTGGTAAGCAACGAAACCACTCCCATCGACCTTCACGAAAAGTCTCGATTTAACCAGGCGTTACAACCGCAAGTACTTCAGAACAGTGGGGGTGGATTTGGCATGGTTCCAGGATCCCATGATGaatttcaatctcatcCGCTCCCTAACACCAATAACCACGATCCTACATCCCATCCCATTGCTACTCCACTTCCCTCCTCTCTTCCACCAGAACTACAGGCACATTATTCGGTGGGCCCAAAACACCAGAGACACCCGGCAGCGCCCGGAGTCGGTGTAGGTGCTCCTTGCCAGACTTTTACTCAAGCACCGGTGGTGGGTGGAATTCCGTCCCAGGGACCAGGGGCGGTTCCATCACCTTCAGCTCCCGCTACAGTACTTTCGGCTACTAATGCCGTATTCTCTGGgccacaagaagaaattttGCCAGTCCCAGACGACTCGCAAGAGCATACTGTGTATGCCGGGGTTCCTCCTCCCAACCATCAACTTATCTACAATAATGAGGTGATATACAATCCCAATAACGGACCGGTTCCAGGAACTTCTGCTTGGAAACGAGACAGGCTTCTCGAAAGAAACAGAGTTGCGGCGTCCAAGTGTAGACAGAGGAAGAAACAAgcccaacaacaacttctaGATGACATTAGAGAATTAAAGATTGAAAACTCCGATTTAAGAGGAAAATTGGATAATTACGATAAATTTTTCCAATCTATGAAGAGATTTTTCAACCAGAATTCGTCAGGCGATGGGTTTGCAGGattcaacaactttgaacATTTCGACGTTATTAACAAGGCCATGAAGAGTAAGAATCAACTGGAGTTTTTAAAAGTGCTTGATGCCTTTGATATCCCCGATCCCAACCTGGCATTCCCCAAGTCACCGGCTCATGAGGGGTTGGTTAAGCTCGAAAACGTTGAAGATTTATGA
- the CCT8 gene encoding T-complex protein 1 subunit theta (EggNog:ENOG503NUID; COG:O), protein MSLKLPQAPNAGLFKQGYQSHSSADGAIIRNIEAVREISQIVETSMGPSGRNKIIVNKLGKTFVTNDAATMINELEIVHPAVKILIMASKQQEFEMGDNTNLVIILAGELLNIASKLLSLGLNVSEIIQGYNLACKFVMEKLDSLVINKVESLTDPKELIKVIKSVVSSKQSALEPVISKLIIDAVKLVLNPKKPSAFNVDSIRVVKIMGSSLAHSQVVKGMVFPRQPEGSVKNITSTSKVVVFSCPIDVSTTETSSTVLLHNAQEMLDFSKDEEAQLDQMCKEISDSGVKVIIAGASVGELALHYFNKYGILILKVPSKFDVRRICQVCGATPLPRLGAPTPDEMGEIDVIETKELGGDRVTIFRQGEDSTTRTSTIILRGATQNNLDDVERCIDDGVNSIKGLLKSNELLPGAGGVEIELSKLVTKYGETTPGLLQLAIKQYAKAFEVVPRVLSETSGLDSTEILSKLYAIHSLNDNSGLNIGIDIENDSKDGLINVDNELIYDLLSSKRSAINLATEAANTILSIDQIIMAKRAGGPVMPNKPTPQNWDQED, encoded by the coding sequence ATGTCTTTAAAATTACCTCAAGCTCCGAACGCTGGCTTGTTCAAGCAAGGTTACCAATCACACTCTAGTGCCGATGGTGCCATCATCAGAAATATCGAGGCTGTTAGAGAAATCTCCCAAATTGTTGAGACTTCCATGGGTCCCAGTGGAAGAAATAAGATCATAGTCAATAAGTTGGGTAAAACTTTTGTTACAAACGATGCTGCAACCATGATTAACGAGTTGGAAATCGTTCATCCTGCtgtcaagatcttgatcATGGCTTCCAAACaacaagagtttgaaatGGGTGATAACACCAACTTGGTAATCATATTGGCTGGTGAATTATTGAACATTGCCAGTAAACTATTATCTTTGGGTTTAAATGTCAGTGAAATCATTCAGGGTTATAACTTGGCATGTAAGTTTGtgatggagaagttggactCTTTGGTCATAAATAAAGTCGAATCTTTAACTGATCCAAAAGAATTAATTAAGGTCATCAAGTCGGTTGTTTCTTCTAAGCAGTCTGCTTTGGAACCTGTGATTTCCAAATTGATCATAGATGCAGTtaagttggtgttgaatcCAAAGAAGCCTTCTGCTTTCAATGTGGACTCCATCAGAGTCGTAAAGATCATGGGTTCAAGTTTGGCCCATTCGCAGGTGGTAAAAGGAATGGTCTTCCCAAGACAACCTGAAGGATCCGTTAAAAACATCACCAGCACTTCCAAGGTGGTTGTATTCTCGTGCCCTATTGATGTTTCTACCACCGAAACGTCTTCTACTGTATTATTGCATAATGCCCAAGAAATGTTGGATTTTTctaaagatgaagaagcacAATTGGATCAGATGTGTAAAGAAATCAGTGATTCAGGTGTTAAGGTCATAATCGCTGGTGCTTCTGTTGGTGAATTGGCTTTGCactacttcaacaagtacgggattttgattttgaaagtCCCATCGAAATTTGATGTCAGAAGAATTTGTCAAGTGTGTGGAGCCACTCCTTTACCAAGATTGGGAGCTCCAACTCCAGATGAAATGGGAGAAATCGATGTCATAGAAACCAAAGAGCTTGGTGGTGACAGAGTCACCATTTTCAGACAAGGGGAAGACTCCACTACCAGAACTTCCACGATTATTTTGAGAGGTGCTACccaaaacaacttggacgaTGTTGAAAGATGCATCGATGATGGAGTTAACTCCATTAAAGGTTTGTTAAAGAGCAATGAATTATTACCAGGTGCaggtggtgttgaaatcGAATTGTCCAAGTTGGTTACCAAATATGGAGAGACTACTCCAGGTTTATTACAATTGGCCATTAAACAATACGCTAAAGCATTTGAAGTTGTGCCAAGAGTGTTGTCAGAAACTTCTGGTTTGGACTCAACTGAAATCTTGTCCAAATTATATGCTATTCACTCTTTGAATGATAACTCCGGGTTGAACATTGGaattgatattgaaaatGACTCTAAGGATGGTCTAATTAATGTTGATAACGAGCTCATCTATGACTTGTTATCATCCAAAAGATCTGCCATTAACTTGGCCACGGAAGCTGCTAATACCATATTATCTATTGATCAGATCATCATGGCCAAAAGAGCTGGTGGTCCAGTGATGCCAAATAAACCAACTCCTCAAAACTGGGATCAAGAAGACTAA
- the MVD1 gene encoding diphosphomevalonate decarboxylase (COG:I; EggNog:ENOG503NW3F; BUSCO:EOG09263BG5) gives MTVYQASATAPVNIATLKYWGKRDKTLNLPTNSSISVTLSQDDLRTLTTASCSADFEQDQLWLNGALESLSSERTQACLKDLRTLRKGVEHKDASLPKLSEYKLHIVSENNFPTAAGLASSAAGFAALVFSIAKLYQLPQDLSEISKIARKGSGSACRSLFGGYVAWEMGESPDGEDSKAVEVAPLEHWPNMKALILVVSDDKKDVPSTSGMQSTVATSDLFNHRINELVPQRFEEMKSAILKKDFPTFAELTMKDSNSFHAVCLDSFPPIFYLNDTSKKIIKLIHKINEIEGKTIVAYTYDAGPNAVLYYEAENEDKILSGLKPYFENIQGFKQPQTVTSFDFKSFIPEITGVSKIIATKIGEGPKETSISLINESGLPK, from the exons ATGACTGTGTACCAAGCATCGGCCACAGCCCCTGTTAACATCGCC ACTTTAAAATACTGGGGTAAGAGAGATAAGACCTTGAATCTTCCAACGAATTCCTCGATATCTGTTACTTTATCTCAAGATGACTTAAGAACCTTGACTACTGCCAGTTGTTCAGCTGACTTCGAACAAGACCAATTATGGTTGAATGGAGCGTTGGAAAGTTTGTCCAGTGAAAGAACTCAAGCCTGTTTGAAGGATTTAAGAACTTTGAGAAAAGGTGTCGAACATAAGGATGCTTCTTTACCAAAGCTTTCTGAATATAAGTTGCATATTGTTTCCGAGAACAACTTCCCAACCGCTGCTGGTTTAGCTTCCTCTGCGGCCGGTTTTGCTGCTTTGGTCTTCTCTATTGCCAAGCTTTACCAGTTGCCTCAAGACTTGTCGGAGATCAGTAAGATTGCAAGAAAAGGTAGTGGCTCCGCTTGTAGATCTTTGTTCGGTGGGTATGTGGCTTGGGAAATGGGTGAATCTCCAGACGGTGAAGACTCCAAGGCAGTTGAAGTTGCTCCTTTGGAACACTGGCCAAATATGAAagctttgattttggtggtatctGATGATAAGAAAGATGTGCCTTCTACTTCCGGTATGCAAAGCACTGTGGCTACCTCcgacttgttcaaccacAGAATCAATGAACTCGTTCCTCAAAGATTTGAGGAAATGAAAAGTGCCATCTTGAAAAAGGATTTCCCTACATTTGCCGAGTTGACCATGAAGGACTCTAACTCTTTCCATGCCGTGTGCTTGGACTCATTCCCTCCTATTTTCTACTTGAATGATACGTCCAAAAAGATCATTAAGTTGATtcacaaaatcaatgaaattgaaggtAAGACCATCGTAGCCTATACCTATGATGCTGGTCCAAACGCTGTTTTGTATTACGAAGCAGAAAACGAGGACAAAATATTAAGTGGTTTGAAACCATATTTCGAGAATATCCAAGGCTTCAAGCAGCCACAAACCGTAACCTCGTTCGACTTCAAGTCGTTTATTCCCGAAATCACTGGTGTATCCAAGATCATTGCCACTAAGATAGGTGAAGGTCCTAAGGAAACTTCTATctccttgatcaacgaaTCTGGATTGCCAAAGTAA